In Uranotaenia lowii strain MFRU-FL chromosome 2, ASM2978415v1, whole genome shotgun sequence, one genomic interval encodes:
- the LOC129750106 gene encoding uncharacterized protein LOC129750106: protein MVYGKVQYDLEVPASLRESSCEVEPKKGGSTYFVMAICFLSLVAGFGIGFIPFHRDSSKWTEEIVDSSTIRLTQTAESSAQFSRNNKNRDKELDLDDGFIRIDTWLPPMEVYSDSYSIVKLHLDPNGLTGVYGRDEDSLKEIEKDKF from the coding sequence ATGGTTTACGGGAAGGTTCAGTACGATTTGGAGGTCCCAGCTTCGTTACGAGAATCATCCTGTGAGGTTGAACCTAAAAAGGGTGGTTCGACGTATTTCGTGATGGCCATTTGTTTCCTGTCACTAGTTGCTGGGTTCGGAATCGGATTCATTCCCTTCCATAGAGATAGTTCGAAGTGGACAGAGGAAATCGTTGATTCTAGCACTATTAGGTTAACTCAAACAGCTGAGTCATCGGCACAATTTAGCAGGAATAACAAGAATCGGGACAAAGAACTCGATCTTGATGACGGATTCATAAGGATTGATACATGGCTCCCACCAATGGAAGTTTATTCCGACAGTTATTCAATTGTGAAGCTACATTTGGATCCAAACGGGTTAACTGGAGTCTACGGACGAGACGAGGACTCACTGAAGGAgatagaaaaagataaattctaG